The genomic stretch GTGCGAGGAAGGAGCGCTCAGCTTCTTTAGTCATCTTGAATAGCTTAGGGTCGCCCTTAGTGAGATGCGTTAAAGGTTTTGCGATATCCGAGAAACCGCGTATAAATCGGCGGTAGAAGTTAGCAAAACCTAAAAAGGCTTGTACATCTTTTAGAGATTGCGGAAGCTTCCAGTCCTGAATGGCGCTGACTTTGTCTGGGTCCATTTTAATACCGTCGGCGGTGATGATAAGCCCGAGGAATTTAACCTCTGTCGTTATGAAGTCGGATTTAAGAATGTCCATAGGCAATCCGGCGTCTGCGAGCCGAGAGACTACCTGTACTAGGTGCTTCTCGTGTTGATCAAGAGTCTCACTAAAGATAATTACATCGTCTAAGTAAGCCATGCAGAACTCATCGAGATATTCGTGTAGGACGTCGTTAATGTATGCTTGGAAGGTTCCTGGGCTATTGCACATGCCGAAGGGCATAACAGTGTATTGGTACAGTCCGTAGGGCGTGATGAAGGCGGAGAGGTGTTTATGTTCTTCTTTGATGCGTATCTTATTGAATGCGGCGATCACATCTACCTTGGAGAAGTATCGCGATTTTGAGAGCTTAGCAAGCATGTCCCGGATTAGTGGTGGGGCATTTCGGTtcttgacagtgtgggcGTTCAGACCGCGATAGTCGACGCATATGCGGATGCCTCCACCTGGCTTGCGCACAACAAGAAGGGGTGCGGCCCAGGCGGAAGTGCTGCGTTCGACGTGTCCTTTCTTGATcatgtcgtccacatagagTTTCACCGCTCGGGCTTCATCTCGGGACATTGGGCGTAGACGCTGGAATGACGGCTTAGGCGGCTGGCCAGTATCGTCGAGCTTAAGTTCGATTTTGTGGTCAAGGTTACCCCGGAGCTCTGGGAGCTCGTCCGCTTCTTTAGGGTCAAAACCTTGGTACAAGGGATGAAGGACCTTAGGTAATCGCTTGAGGATTTCTTGTCTCGTCATGTGCGGACGTTCCATCTTGTCGCGGAACTTCTCGTAATCCTCTGGGAGCACTTTGGCTCCTGCAGCACGTAGGTGCTGAGTGTCCTCCCATTCCTTGTCGGATAGCTCGGCGATGCGGCCGATTTCATCGTAAGAGGTGATACAAATGTCCTGGTCGTGACAGACGGCTGCCGCGGCTACGCGGCTAGAGATGAAAGCTACATCAATTGGTGGGGGTGCTTTGGGGTGACGAGCAACCTTCCGGCAAGGGTCAGGGACCTGGGGGAGAGGTTGCTTGTGGTGCCGGCTGCTCTGAGTGTGACAGggtcggtggtcgtggatACAGTTAATTAGACAGTGCTCCGAGTCAAAACTTAGAGACATGTCTTTCCAGTTAACTCGGGGTTCATGGGTTTGGAACCAGGGCGTTCCTAGGATCATTTGGACACCAGAGAGTTTGGTGACATAGGCTAGGACATCTTCGGTGTGGGTGCCAAATGTGACAGTTACCCGGGCCATATGGGTAACGCCTGCCACTAGAGAGCCATCAGCGAGTTCTAGAGTAGCAGGCTGGGAGAGAGAGATAAGGTCGTATTTATGTGCGCGGGCATGAGAAGAATCAATGAAGAGAGAAGCACAACCAGTGTCACCCATGATTTCGACGTGTTGAGGAGAGGAGCGATGAGAAGAAATGATTCCTTTAAAGACTAATTGCTGGCCTACTAGAGGCTGATACTTATCACCGCGTATAGCGGCGGCAGCAATGGCCGAGACGGTGATCCGGGATCCAGTCTGGCTCTGTTGTTTTAGAGCCTTGACACGGTTCGCAATTGCCTGGAGTGTTGGATCCGGGTCGGACTCATCGTCAGAGCTGACTTCTACGGTAGGGGAAAGGGCTAGGGTCAAAGAATCGTCGACAAAGCGGTTAGGATGtaactcctcttcttcttcgctgtCTTCGACAGAAGGGGCAGGGGGAATTAGGGGATGTGCTGGTGGTTGTACTGGGGGTGGCTTCTCATGCCGGGGAGGTCCCTGGGGGCGACTGTCGCCAGGGACTAAGCATTTTCCGAAGGTTGGGGAGAGGTGGAGGTGACGCTAGCTGCGGCGCCCTTGACCTTAGGGCGGGCTGGCTCTCCGACGGGTACGCCATTGTTAGCAATAGCCTTCTCAAGAGCGTCCTGAACTTCGGGGTACGAGTCAAAAGAGGCGACCGGCTCCTTAGAGCAGTAACCTCCTGTAGCCTTAAAGGTGTGATTCTTCTTAAGACAGTTGAAACAACGATTTAAGTGACGGAGGACCTTGACCTGGATGTCAGAGCGGCCACGGGGGCCAGATCCGAGCTGGATCCACCGTTCCGGGGTCCGTTAGAGGGAGTGGACTTATTGCCGCCTGCTCCGCCGCCCCGCCACCTTCTAAACTCTGATTTCCTCTACGGTTGCCAGTTGTAGTGGCTCGTTGTGGGTTGGACTGTTCGAGGAGACGAAGGGTTTGACAGAAGTCAAGGTAGGTGAGGCTAGACTCTAAGACTTTCATGGCGGTCATGTCGCGCCACCATACAGGCAGCCGGTTGCGCATGAACTGGATCTTGAGGGTGTCGGGCCAACGAAGGGCCGAGGTGCCGACGTTAAAGCGGGCGATGTACTCACCCATAGACTCTGTGGGCTTCATAGTGGAATTCAAGCTCTCATACCAGGACTGAGCTTCGATGCTAGTGTTCAGCGACTTATAGACAGAGTCAAGGATAGACCAAGCCTCGTTACTGTGCGCGAACTCAGCTCCAGGTTCGAGGTACCCATGCTGGAGGCATCCGAAAGCCTTGTCCTTGGTCTTCTGGCGGATGTAGCTAAGCTTCTTGGTTTCTGAGGCGAACTCGTAGGGATAATCAGCAAACCAATCGGTGACGTCCATCTTCCACTTAAGATAGTCGGCGGAAGTGGTGCCATTACCGGAGAATGCCTCAGGTTCAGGTTTCTTTGGGCGGGGGTGGCGACGGTGATCGTACTCTTCGTCATCGGAGTATCGATTTTTCGTAGACTGAGTGCCGCGCTGACCTTGGCGAGAGAGGGCTGGTAGAGGACTGTTGGCATCGTCGCCTTCAGAGTCCGATGAGTCTGGGGGGAAGGGCCTGTGTGGCCGCGCCTGGCTGACCTAGAAACCTTGGCTGTAGCCTGTTTTAGCTTAGCCTGGAGTTTCTTCATATTCTCTAATGTGGCTCGGTGGGCGTCGTGCTCCTGTCGGTATTTGTCCTTGTAGGCCGATTTGCGGGCGGCGAGGTTCTCTGCCTGGTTCTGGGCCTGCTG from Pyrenophora tritici-repentis strain M4 chromosome 1, whole genome shotgun sequence encodes the following:
- a CDS encoding Myosin-tail-1 domain containing protein, translated to MNPLGARDSPHPEIVELLTEETSRDTRPSTTEHRNPALGVPRFMRETAATMNRSRMDESHENSAPEQPSRATAPTSQTKETLERRASGLPRAHGKNNLFDRDVRIPGRYPSLGHTDSVQQPLDISDDSDDELPTTITTRKKGVAFIDHRADLSSPLGIRYPLMSEQRRYSRQSQAEVDTDYFSEAWLSPGPAASLEPLVEHAYERAQFERQPSTSYVIPREDNVTTFDLWENDAQGNPQRKDSLHTTPIGHTNNDQSKALNRLYDQIRDMWRDLGNERKHSDQLGEQLLARDKVIENLHSKDQETQDILEGYKGDVADTQAVLKNCQDQLQSSVATVARLTEELRDARGSAHEDYQQAQNQAENLAARKSAYKDKYRQEHDAHRATLENMKKLQAKLKQATAKVSRPFPPDSSDSEGDDANSPLPALSRQGQRGTQSTKNRYSDDEEYDHRRHPRPKKPEPEAFSGNGTTSADYLKWKMDVTDWFADYPYEFASETKKLSYIRQKTKDKAFGCLQHGYLEPGAEFAHSNEAWSILDSVYKSLNTSIEAQSWYESLNSTMKPTESMGEYIARFNVGTSALRWPDTLKIQFMRNRLPVWWRDMTAMKVLESSLTYLDFCQTLRLLEQSNPQRATTTGNRRGNQSLEGGGAAEQAAISPLPLTDPGTVKVLRHLNRCFNCLKKNHTFKATGGYCSKEPVASFDSYPEVQDALEKAIANNGVPVGEPARPKVKGAAASGPPRHEKPPPVQPPAHPLIPPAPSVEDSEEEEELHPNRFVDDSLTLALSPTVEVSSDDESDPDPTLQAIANRVKALKQQSQTGSRITVSAIAAAAIRGDKYQPLVGQQLVFKGIISSHRSSPQHVEIMGDTGCASLFIDSSHARAHKYDLISLSQPATLELADGSLVAGVTHMARVTVTFGTHTEDVLAYVTKLSGVQMILGTPWFQTHEPRVNWKDMSLSFDSEHCLINCIHDHRPCHTQSSRHHKQPLPQVPDPCRKVARHPKAPPPIDVAFISSRVAAAAVCHDQDICITSYDEIGRIAELSDKEWEDTQHLRAAGAKVLPEDYEKFRDKMERPHMTRQEILKRLPKVLHPLYQGFDPKEADELPELRGNLDHKIELKLDDTGQPPKPSFQRLRPMSRDEARAVKLYVDDMIKKGHVERSTSAWAAPLLVVRKPGGGIRICVDYRGLNAHTVKNRNAPPLIRDMLAKLSKSRYFSKVDVIAAFNKIRIKEEHKHLSAFITPYGLYQYTVMPFGMCNSPGTFQAYINDVLHEYLDEFCMAYLDDVIIFSETLDQHEKHLVQVVSRLADAGLPMDILKSDFITTEVKFLGLIITADGIKMDPDKVSAIQDWKLPQSLKDVQAFLGFANFYRRFIRGFSDIAKPLTHLTKGDPKLFKMTKEAERSFLALKVAFCSDVVLAHFDPDLKTIVETDASDYVYAAVLSQVQPDGSVRPVAYLSKKMSPTECNYEIYDKELLAIVRAFEEWRPELAGVPEAVEVLTDHRGLEYFRSKRNLNRRQARWAEFLEEFDFRIQYRPGKQGTKPDSLTRRTGDLPDSVTDDRSSTNARLS